ATGTTTTCCCGGCGGATATAGGGAATACGCGCGTGAATGGTCGTGGCGTCCGTTATGCCGTAGCCGATGCCGATGATATACCGCATAACGGATTCCATGTTATGGACTTCGGTGTCCTGCTCCGCGAAGCGGATGAGCTCGGCTTCGGAAAAGGTATCGAACCGGAGGTACTCCGCCTGGGCCTCGATGCTGAACTGATGCTTCTCGAGCACCGCAGCGGAAACGGTAGTGATCGGCCCCGCATGCCCTGTTCCCGGAGTGACCGCAATATGCGTCGCCCGGGCGCTGCCGGCAGAAAGCATGAGAAGAAGAACGGCCAGAACAACTCTCCTGCGCATCATGATCGCCTCCTCGTGACATCTCTTTCGGTCCATGCTATCACAAAGGAGACGGAAAGGTAACCCGGCACCGCAAAATCCGGGAGCGGATCTGAGGTACAATAGTCTCATCTCTCGTGAAAGGAAAAGCTATGAATACCGTCTTCCTCTTCATCGCGATGTTCTTTGCCGGCGTGACTGTCGCCGTACAGCCGTCGATCAATGCCCGCCTCGCCCAGAAGGTAGGGGTCGTGGAGAGCTCCTTCTTCTCGTTTCTCGTGGGGACCCTGGCGATGCTCGTTGTCGTGCTCGTCAGCGGCCGCGGCTCGCTCAAGGCAGTTACCGGGGCATCATGGTGGGAGTTGACCGGGGGGCTCCTGGGCGCCTTCTTCGTCTCGATGACCATCGTCGCGGTCCCCAGGATAGGGACGGCATCGACAATGGCGGCGGTAATCACCGCTCAGCTAATCACCGGCCTCGCTCTCGACAGGTCGGGGCTCTTCGGCCTGAGGATCATTCCTCTCGATGCGCCGCGCATCCTCGGCGCCGCACTCCTCCTGACCGGCGCCTTCCTCATCTTCAAGAGATAGCGCGCTCTCCAAAATGAATCCGGCTGCGCGAGCAGCCGGATGAACGTTGCGATATCGTATGGAGAAGGAGGACAGGACCGGGTTCACGCAACCCAGCAGCTCCACCTATCAGGTCCTGCGGGATGCAGCTGTCGGCGCGGCCTCGGGATGCCGGATGAGCTTGAGCGAGTGTGCCAGGATATACAGCGCCCCGACCCCCACCAGCGTATAGATGATCCTGGAGAAGGCCGACATATCGCCGAATATGGCTGCCACAAGGTCGAACCCGAAGAGCCCGATGAGGCCCCAGTTGATCCCGCCGATGATCACGAGGATCAGCGAAATCCAGTCAAAGGTATTGAGCTTTCTTACACCGTTACTTTCGTACACTTCAGCCATAGTATCCTCCCCTTTTTTGTCCGCCAGGGCAATCGCCGCTCCCGCAGGAGGCGGGAGGGATCCCCTGTTTTATGTGTCCTGTCCTCCCTCTATAGATGCGAGGGCGTCATCTCCTCTGCCCGAGCTCTGCCGGGACTGTCCAGAGGGACCCTTCCCTCCGGGGGAGCTGCTGAATCTCCTCTTCCTAAAAGTCTACCGCAGTCGTATAAAAATTCAACATGGGCGCACAAGGGATCGAAAGGAATGAATTTTCCAGGGAGCTTTTCTGGTTGGAAGCCCCCCGGCGGTCCACGCGGTCAGCGGAGCATCAGGAAGTCGGTATCTTTTTCAGTTACCCCGCCCTGCTCCGCTGTTCCGGGCACCTCAGGGAGGACCACCGAGACGACATTCCCGCTGCCCTGCCTCCTGATCTGCTCGGGAATCGCCCGCTTCCAGGCATGCACCGTCCCGGCGAGGACTACCATCGTACGGTCGGGATTGTTCTGCAGGAACTCGAGCGCGTTCAGCGCCATCGCATTGTCCCATATCATCTGGGCCTCGCAGAAATTTACGAACTCTTTCCCGTGCGCGTGTGCCGAATGCATACTCCTGATGAACTCCATGTAGGCCTCATCGATAGTGCAGCTGATACCGGAAGGCAGCTGCCGGCGCTCCTCTTCCGTCAGGGAGTCGAACCCCTCTTTCGCCACCTTCGTCGTGATCGAGCGCGGTACATTGAGGCCGACGAGCGGGATGTCGTGCTCGCGTGCATAGAGCAAGATATCGCTATAGAGAGGCCATGGCAGGTTCCAGTTCTCGTAATAGATGGGGAGGAACTGCTCCAGGCTCAGCTTCCCTTCTATCCATTTGTTGAGGGCACCCTGGCTGCCGGCGGTGAACATCTCGAGCCCGATCGCGAGGGGAACACCCTTTTCATGCAGCGTCCTGATCACCTTGAGCTGGAGCTCGTGATGCCGGGGATCGGTATGGCTCTCGCCGACGACGATGATGTCGGCATCCTGCTTGTCCCGCATCATCTGGTCAAAGGTGATGACCCGCTTGTCCTGCATCCGGAGCACCCTCTCATAGGAGAATACATTGATCGCAA
The Nitrospirota bacterium DNA segment above includes these coding regions:
- a CDS encoding DMT family transporter; protein product: MNTVFLFIAMFFAGVTVAVQPSINARLAQKVGVVESSFFSFLVGTLAMLVVVLVSGRGSLKAVTGASWWELTGGLLGAFFVSMTIVAVPRIGTASTMAAVITAQLITGLALDRSGLFGLRIIPLDAPRILGAALLLTGAFLIFKR
- a CDS encoding DUF378 domain-containing protein — translated: MAEVYESNGVRKLNTFDWISLILVIIGGINWGLIGLFGFDLVAAIFGDMSAFSRIIYTLVGVGALYILAHSLKLIRHPEAAPTAASRRT
- a CDS encoding ChaN family lipoprotein; protein product: MNPKRRFFILILTAALAGMLIFAINVFSYERVLRMQDKRVITFDQMMRDKQDADIIVVGESHTDPRHHELQLKVIRTLHEKGVPLAIGLEMFTAGSQGALNKWIEGKLSLEQFLPIYYENWNLPWPLYSDILLYAREHDIPLVGLNVPRSITTKVAKEGFDSLTEEERRQLPSGISCTIDEAYMEFIRSMHSAHAHGKEFVNFCEAQMIWDNAMALNALEFLQNNPDRTMVVLAGTVHAWKRAIPEQIRRQGSGNVVSVVLPEVPGTAEQGGVTEKDTDFLMLR